One Rossellomorea aquimaris DNA window includes the following coding sequences:
- the tadA gene encoding tRNA adenosine(34) deaminase TadA yields MDIREERFMMEALKEAEKAAAIQEVPIGAVIVMGEEIIARAHNLRETTQNAITHAETLAIQEGCEKLGTWRLEGAELYVTLEPCPMCSGAIILSRIEKVIYGAKDPKAGCAGTLMNLLEDDRFNHQCEVVPGVLSEECGGILSRFFKELRERKKTEKKSRISGL; encoded by the coding sequence ATGGATATAAGAGAAGAACGATTTATGATGGAAGCATTAAAGGAAGCTGAAAAAGCGGCAGCGATTCAAGAAGTACCGATCGGAGCAGTCATTGTCATGGGAGAAGAAATCATTGCCCGCGCTCATAATCTGAGAGAAACGACTCAAAATGCCATCACCCATGCCGAGACTTTAGCTATCCAAGAGGGCTGTGAGAAGCTTGGCACATGGCGGCTTGAAGGGGCGGAGCTTTATGTCACCCTTGAACCGTGTCCGATGTGCAGTGGAGCGATCATCCTTTCGAGAATAGAGAAAGTTATATATGGAGCAAAAGATCCTAAAGCGGGTTGTGCGGGAACGTTAATGAATCTACTGGAAGATGACCGATTTAATCACCAATGTGAAGTAGTGCCTGGAGTACTTTCAGAAGAGTGCGGTGGAATCCTTTCCCGTTTCTTTAAAGAATTGCGAGAGCGGAAGAAGACCGAGAAGAAGAGTAGGATTTCTGGTCTGTAA
- the dnaX gene encoding DNA polymerase III subunit gamma/tau, which translates to MAYQALYRVWRPQSFIDVVGQQHVTKTLQNALLHQKISHAYLFSGPRGTGKTSAAKILAKAVNCERSPIAEPCNECDACQGITDGSIPDVIEIDAASNNGVEEIRDIRDKVKYSPNVVEYKVYIIDEVHMLSIGAFNALLKTLEEPPKHVIFILATTEPHKIPLTIISRCQRFDFKRITARDIVGRMSHIATESGVNFEEDALTIIARAAEGGMRDALSLLDQAISFSQDRVTVDDALTVTGAVSQGYLNTLAKAILERDVTSGLGALEELLFQGKDPARFAEDFILYFRDMLLYQTAPNLEESLERVMLDDDFKELAGQTQPQQIYQYIDVLNQAGQEMKFTNHARIYLEVSIVKLCQMEAPVSAASPEVSEMMKKIKLLEKEIEQLKANGVKVQAEPASQPAKKPIRAKKGFRAPTGKIQEVLRTATKEDLNLIKSRWGDMVETLNQRQMRSQSALLNDAEPVAATNGSFVLKFKYDIHCQMAMENQAFISAIASILEELTGNTYAAIGIPEDQWMSIREDFIRNSKTEDGESTGEDQGEDSLLKEAEKLVGMDLIELND; encoded by the coding sequence TTGGCATATCAAGCTTTATATCGTGTGTGGCGTCCTCAGTCATTTATTGATGTAGTTGGACAGCAGCATGTAACGAAAACGTTGCAAAATGCCCTCCTTCATCAAAAGATTTCACATGCCTATTTATTCTCGGGACCAAGGGGAACAGGGAAAACGAGTGCAGCGAAGATCTTGGCGAAAGCAGTTAACTGTGAGCGGTCCCCGATAGCGGAACCCTGCAATGAGTGTGATGCATGCCAGGGGATTACCGATGGTTCGATTCCAGATGTCATTGAGATCGATGCTGCTTCCAATAACGGAGTGGAAGAGATCCGGGACATCCGGGATAAAGTCAAATATTCTCCCAATGTAGTCGAGTATAAAGTCTACATCATAGATGAAGTCCATATGCTGTCTATCGGAGCATTTAATGCGTTACTGAAAACATTAGAGGAACCACCTAAGCACGTCATCTTTATTCTTGCGACTACAGAGCCTCACAAGATTCCTCTTACGATCATTTCACGCTGTCAGCGCTTTGACTTCAAAAGGATTACAGCCAGGGATATTGTGGGACGAATGAGTCATATTGCCACAGAATCAGGTGTGAACTTTGAAGAAGACGCCCTTACGATTATTGCTAGGGCAGCTGAGGGTGGGATGCGTGATGCCCTTAGTCTACTTGATCAGGCCATCTCCTTTAGTCAGGACCGGGTAACCGTAGATGATGCCTTGACTGTAACAGGCGCTGTTTCTCAAGGCTATTTAAATACATTGGCGAAAGCGATTCTGGAAAGAGATGTCACAAGTGGATTAGGTGCCCTGGAAGAATTGCTATTCCAAGGGAAGGACCCGGCAAGGTTCGCAGAGGACTTCATTCTTTATTTCCGGGATATGCTGTTATACCAGACGGCTCCAAATCTTGAAGAATCACTGGAACGGGTTATGCTCGATGATGATTTTAAAGAACTAGCCGGACAGACTCAGCCTCAGCAGATTTATCAATATATCGATGTCTTGAATCAGGCCGGTCAGGAAATGAAGTTCACGAATCATGCCCGCATCTATTTGGAGGTTTCCATAGTGAAGCTTTGTCAAATGGAAGCGCCCGTATCTGCTGCTTCTCCGGAAGTGAGCGAGATGATGAAAAAGATCAAACTTCTTGAAAAAGAGATCGAACAATTGAAGGCGAATGGAGTCAAGGTTCAAGCAGAGCCGGCTTCACAACCAGCGAAAAAGCCGATCCGGGCAAAGAAAGGCTTCCGGGCTCCTACCGGGAAGATTCAAGAAGTACTCCGAACGGCCACGAAAGAAGATCTTAATTTGATCAAGAGCCGCTGGGGAGATATGGTCGAAACCTTAAACCAGCGTCAAATGCGTTCACAATCAGCATTGTTAAATGATGCTGAACCTGTAGCAGCTACAAACGGCTCATTTGTGTTAAAATTTAAATACGATATTCATTGTCAAATGGCAATGGAGAATCAAGCTTTCATTTCAGCGATTGCTTCCATACTGGAAGAGCTTACGGGAAACACCTATGCAGCGATTGGAATTCCTGAAGATCAGTGGATGTCCATAAGAGAAGACTTTATTCGAAACTCCAAAACAGAAGATGGTGAATCAACTGGCGAGGATCAAGGTGAAGACTCCTTATTGAAGGAAGCTGAAAAGCTTGTCGGTATGGATTTAATAGAACTAAACGATTGA
- a CDS encoding YbaB/EbfC family nucleoid-associated protein: protein MRGNGNMQNMMKQMQKMQKKMAEAQEELGEKQIEGTAGGGMVTVIVSGHKQVLDVKINEEAVDPDDVEMLQDLVLAATNDALKKADELTNSTMGQFTKGMNLPGMF, encoded by the coding sequence ATGCGTGGAAATGGTAATATGCAAAATATGATGAAGCAAATGCAAAAGATGCAAAAGAAAATGGCGGAAGCTCAAGAAGAACTAGGTGAAAAGCAAATCGAAGGAACAGCAGGCGGCGGTATGGTGACTGTTATCGTTTCCGGTCACAAACAAGTTCTTGATGTGAAGATCAACGAAGAAGCTGTTGATCCGGATGACGTAGAAATGCTACAAGATTTAGTCCTTGCAGCTACAAACGATGCACTGAAGAAAGCGGACGAATTAACGAACTCAACTATGGGTCAATTCACTAAAGGAATGAACCTACCGGGAATGTTCTAG
- the recR gene encoding recombination mediator RecR — protein MHYPEPISKLIDSFMKLPGIGPKTAARLAFFVLSMKEDTVLDFAKALVNAKRNLSYCSVCGHITDQDPCYICEDQRRDRSIICVVQDPKDVIAMEKMKEYNGQYHVLHGAISPMDGIGPEDINVPDLIKRLHGDEVQEVILATNPNIEGEATAMYISRLVKPSGIRITRIAHGLPVGGDLEYADEVTLSKALEGRRDV, from the coding sequence ATGCATTATCCTGAGCCTATATCAAAGCTGATCGACAGCTTTATGAAACTGCCGGGAATCGGGCCGAAAACTGCGGCCCGACTGGCTTTTTTTGTTCTTAGCATGAAAGAAGATACTGTATTGGATTTTGCGAAAGCATTGGTCAATGCGAAACGAAACTTGAGTTACTGTTCTGTTTGCGGACATATTACAGATCAGGATCCATGCTATATCTGTGAGGATCAAAGACGGGATCGCAGCATCATCTGTGTGGTTCAAGACCCTAAGGATGTCATTGCGATGGAGAAGATGAAAGAGTATAACGGACAATATCATGTGCTCCACGGTGCCATCTCCCCTATGGACGGAATTGGACCCGAGGACATTAATGTTCCGGATCTGATAAAGCGTCTTCACGGTGACGAGGTCCAGGAAGTCATCCTCGCTACCAACCCGAACATAGAAGGAGAAGCGACAGCGATGTACATTTCACGGCTGGTCAAACCATCCGGCATTCGAATCACAAGGATTGCCCATGGACTTCCTGTCGGTGGAGATCTTGAGTATGCAGATGAAGTAACGTTATCGAAAGCTCTCGAGGGAAGAAGAGACGTTTAA
- a CDS encoding YaaL family protein has protein sequence MFFRKKGKLKKEYDQSLLHVLDETKDQWNQQRSIDEMSVDYNLNIHCHSKIAEAKYFFLFREAKHRKIVIKR, from the coding sequence ATGTTTTTCCGAAAAAAAGGAAAGCTGAAAAAAGAGTATGACCAATCCTTACTTCACGTTTTAGACGAAACCAAGGATCAGTGGAATCAGCAACGTTCCATCGACGAGATGAGTGTGGATTACAATCTGAACATCCACTGTCACTCGAAAATAGCAGAAGCTAAATATTTTTTTCTCTTTAGAGAAGCAAAACATAGAAAGATCGTCATAAAAAGGTAG
- a CDS encoding pro-sigmaK processing inhibitor BofA family protein, producing the protein MSPVIVIAVISGLIVLLLATGTPIKPLRFVGQVAMKVMIGALFLFFLNAFGSQYGIHVPINLATSSISGILGIPGVVGLTVIQMWIL; encoded by the coding sequence ATGAGCCCAGTTATCGTCATTGCGGTGATCAGCGGACTGATTGTACTTTTATTAGCCACCGGCACGCCAATCAAGCCACTTCGGTTTGTGGGACAAGTTGCCATGAAGGTCATGATTGGAGCACTATTTTTATTTTTCCTGAACGCCTTTGGCAGTCAGTACGGAATCCATGTTCCTATTAATCTGGCAACCTCATCTATTTCTGGAATATTAGGTATTCCGGGAGTGGTGGGATTGACCGTAATCCAGATGTGGATCCTATAA
- a CDS encoding glycerate kinase — protein sequence MKIVIAPDSFKGSMTSTAAAEAIKKGIHQIDPSCETVIIPMADGGEGTVDAMMSIMNGETISTEVRDPLSREVLATFGWVPETKTAVIETAAASGLTLLKESELNPEAASTFGTGELVKSALDIGAEHIILGLGGSATVDGGAGFLQALGIRFFNKRGEVLEAGGNMLGEIQSIDSTQFDQRLKRVKWTVASDVTNPLLGNEGAVTVFGPQKGVIQEKLAAFEGGMRHFAEMVVEHKGLDCRHDQGSGAAGGLGFSLLSFFQPVFESGFNIIATQSSLEDHLKDAALVLTGEGKVDVQSLYGKVPVGIGRTAAKYRIPVAVFAGKIEGDLEMLYAEGIQLLLPIVNKPMTLTEAMTNGSVLLEEAASRLMRTFELFGETGNKPV from the coding sequence ATGAAAATCGTCATTGCACCCGATTCCTTTAAAGGTTCCATGACAAGTACAGCAGCGGCTGAAGCAATTAAGAAAGGGATTCATCAGATTGATCCTTCATGTGAAACAGTCATCATCCCAATGGCTGATGGTGGTGAAGGCACGGTCGATGCCATGATGAGCATCATGAATGGGGAAACAATATCGACTGAAGTGAGAGATCCCCTGAGTCGTGAAGTTTTGGCAACTTTTGGCTGGGTACCTGAAACAAAGACTGCCGTTATTGAAACGGCAGCTGCTTCCGGCCTTACCTTGTTAAAAGAAAGTGAGTTGAACCCGGAAGCAGCTTCTACATTCGGGACCGGTGAACTTGTAAAATCCGCTTTAGATATAGGAGCAGAGCACATCATTCTTGGGTTGGGAGGTAGTGCAACCGTTGATGGAGGTGCGGGTTTCCTTCAGGCGTTAGGCATCCGTTTCTTCAATAAACGGGGCGAGGTGCTCGAAGCGGGAGGGAACATGCTTGGAGAAATCCAATCCATTGATTCTACTCAGTTTGATCAACGGCTTAAGCGAGTTAAGTGGACAGTCGCTTCAGATGTAACGAACCCTCTGTTAGGGAATGAAGGAGCTGTGACCGTATTTGGACCTCAAAAAGGTGTCATACAAGAGAAGCTTGCGGCCTTTGAAGGAGGGATGAGGCACTTTGCTGAAATGGTAGTTGAACATAAGGGACTGGATTGCAGGCATGATCAAGGAAGTGGAGCTGCCGGAGGGTTGGGCTTTTCCCTTCTATCCTTTTTTCAACCAGTATTTGAAAGTGGTTTTAATATAATTGCAACACAGAGCAGCCTGGAGGATCACTTGAAAGACGCGGCACTCGTTTTAACTGGAGAAGGGAAGGTCGATGTTCAATCCCTTTATGGAAAAGTACCTGTAGGCATCGGGAGAACAGCTGCAAAGTATAGGATTCCTGTGGCGGTGTTTGCAGGGAAAATAGAAGGTGACTTGGAAATGCTCTATGCTGAAGGTATACAGCTACTTCTTCCAATTGTTAATAAACCCATGACATTAACGGAAGCCATGACAAACGGAAGTGTTTTGTTGGAAGAAGCGGCTTCAAGGTTGATGAGGACATTTGAGTTATTTGGGGAGACGGGAAACAAACCAGTTTAA
- a CDS encoding PaaI family thioesterase, whose translation MNEVTCAIQDDYPDDFAWCYGCGRLNKEGHHFRTGVEDGHTVTIYTPKPEHTALPGFVYGGLIASLIDCHGTGSAAIALHRKNGGIIGDGQEPPRFVTASLQVDFMKPTPHHVPLKAVGTVHEVHPKKFKVETEVFAEGKLCARGEVIAVVMPSTFLSE comes from the coding sequence ATGAACGAAGTCACTTGCGCCATTCAGGATGATTATCCAGATGATTTTGCGTGGTGTTATGGCTGCGGCCGACTGAATAAGGAAGGGCATCATTTTCGTACCGGAGTGGAAGATGGACACACGGTCACGATTTACACACCTAAACCGGAACACACTGCTTTGCCTGGATTCGTCTATGGCGGGTTGATTGCTTCTTTAATCGATTGCCACGGCACTGGTTCAGCAGCAATTGCTCTTCATAGAAAGAACGGTGGAATAATTGGTGATGGTCAAGAGCCTCCACGTTTTGTCACTGCTTCCCTACAAGTGGACTTTATGAAACCAACGCCTCACCACGTTCCGTTAAAAGCGGTGGGCACAGTTCATGAAGTTCACCCTAAGAAATTCAAAGTGGAAACAGAAGTGTTTGCAGAAGGAAAACTGTGTGCACGGGGTGAAGTAATAGCGGTGGTGATGCCAAGTACGTTTTTAAGTGAATAG
- a CDS encoding sigma factor G inhibitor Gin — translation MLKPERKAALEECIVCHVDKKVGIHLYTSFICTECEKEMVQTETNDPLYKTFVQRLKKVNTPQIYS, via the coding sequence ATGTTAAAACCGGAACGTAAGGCGGCTTTAGAAGAGTGTATCGTTTGTCACGTTGATAAGAAGGTTGGAATCCATCTATACACATCGTTTATCTGCACAGAATGTGAGAAAGAAATGGTTCAGACAGAAACAAATGATCCTTTGTATAAAACATTCGTTCAACGATTAAAAAAAGTGAATACTCCTCAAATTTATTCATAA